Proteins from one Pseudomonas sp. KBS0710 genomic window:
- a CDS encoding MtnX-like HAD-IB family phosphatase: MIQWHIVCDFDGTITPTDVIDNVLQRFAGPEWETIEQEWLDGHIGSRECLSRQLALIKATPAELLAYFDSVEIDPDFPDFVDHVMGLGATIEVVSDGIEQGIARILSRNYVTLLPILANRLRQVDQNSWRIDFPYSSDACRAASGNCKCKSTPRNKRVLVIGDGKSDMCVASTADFVFAKGSLAKYCEANNIAHARFDTFAELPALLAALPQGIAANSGAFTADLSVENQELFHHV, translated from the coding sequence ATGATCCAGTGGCATATCGTGTGCGACTTCGACGGGACCATCACCCCCACCGACGTCATCGACAACGTCCTCCAGCGCTTCGCCGGCCCCGAGTGGGAAACCATCGAACAGGAATGGCTGGATGGGCATATCGGTTCCCGCGAATGCCTGAGCCGTCAACTGGCGCTGATCAAGGCCACCCCGGCTGAACTGCTGGCGTACTTCGACAGCGTTGAAATCGACCCGGACTTCCCGGACTTCGTCGATCACGTCATGGGCCTGGGCGCGACCATCGAAGTGGTCAGCGACGGCATCGAGCAGGGCATCGCGCGCATCTTGTCGCGCAACTACGTGACCTTGCTGCCGATCCTCGCCAACCGCCTGCGCCAGGTCGACCAGAACAGCTGGCGCATCGACTTCCCGTATTCCAGCGACGCCTGCCGCGCCGCCTCCGGCAACTGCAAATGCAAATCCACCCCGCGCAACAAGCGTGTGCTGGTGATCGGCGACGGCAAGTCCGACATGTGCGTGGCTTCCACCGCCGACTTCGTCTTCGCCAAAGGCAGCCTCGCCAAGTACTGCGAAGCCAACAACATTGCTCATGCGCGCTTCGACACCTTTGCCGAACTGCCCGCATTGCTTGCCGCGTTGCCACAAGGCATCGCCGCTAACTCCGGCGCCTTTACCGCCGACCTCTCTGTTGAAAATCAGGAACTCTTCCACCATGTCTGA
- a CDS encoding GNAT family N-acetyltransferase, whose amino-acid sequence MITAQAFSTIRAIPRCAWNDCFPAALEDWDFYVAVENAAIDDFKWRYLAIYDDETLVAVAAAFITYYRLDTTVSGAGKRFTERLERLWPGVLRLQLYAIGSPVAERCDAGFASHVPQEQRPLLIRHLLEAAREDANTFGIGLVAVKDVPTHDLDWADNCRQAGFQSMPSLPSGWLTVPYGSVDAYLGSLCKATRKDLRRKLRAPGPRVEWRHTIDDVLPEVMRLYEDTLSRADLQFERLPARYFTGILEQLQGRAVCALYWVDERLVAFNLVLLDQHRLVDKFFGHDREFSREYSLYFRYWLTNVDYCIAHKIPLYECGQEGYASKLRLGCEFQGNSMFFRHRNRLVNGLLKLVKMYIRPDRSDPAMAAAISET is encoded by the coding sequence GTGATTACCGCCCAAGCCTTCTCGACTATCCGGGCCATCCCGCGTTGCGCCTGGAATGACTGCTTTCCCGCAGCCCTGGAGGATTGGGATTTTTACGTTGCCGTGGAAAACGCCGCGATCGATGATTTCAAGTGGCGTTACCTGGCCATTTACGACGATGAAACGCTGGTGGCCGTTGCCGCCGCGTTCATCACTTATTATCGCCTCGACACCACGGTGTCGGGCGCCGGCAAGCGCTTTACCGAGCGCCTGGAGCGACTGTGGCCGGGTGTTTTGCGCTTGCAGCTGTACGCCATCGGCTCGCCGGTGGCCGAGCGTTGCGACGCGGGTTTCGCCAGCCACGTGCCCCAGGAGCAGCGCCCACTGTTGATCAGGCATTTGCTCGAGGCGGCACGCGAGGATGCGAATACCTTCGGGATTGGCCTGGTGGCGGTCAAAGACGTGCCGACCCATGACCTGGACTGGGCAGACAATTGCCGCCAGGCAGGCTTTCAGAGCATGCCAAGCTTACCCAGCGGCTGGCTGACGGTGCCTTACGGCTCGGTGGACGCCTACCTGGGCTCGCTGTGCAAGGCGACCCGCAAAGACTTGCGCCGCAAGTTGCGCGCGCCAGGCCCACGGGTCGAATGGCGGCACACCATTGATGACGTGTTGCCCGAGGTGATGCGCCTGTACGAAGACACGCTCAGCCGCGCCGATTTGCAGTTCGAACGCCTGCCGGCGCGTTATTTCACCGGCATACTTGAACAGCTGCAAGGGCGTGCGGTCTGTGCTCTTTACTGGGTGGATGAGCGGCTGGTGGCGTTCAACCTGGTGCTGTTGGACCAGCACCGGCTGGTCGACAAGTTTTTCGGGCATGACCGTGAGTTCAGCCGTGAGTACAGTTTGTACTTTCGCTACTGGCTGACCAATGTCGACTACTGTATTGCACACAAGATCCCGCTGTACGAGTGCGGTCAGGAGGGTTATGCCAGTAAGCTGCGCCTGGGGTGCGAGTTCCAGGGCAACAGCATGTTCTTCCGTCACCGTAACCGGCTGGTCAACGGCCTGCTCAAACTCGTGAAAATGTACATAAGACCGGACCGTTCCGACCCTGCCATGGCTGCTGCGATAAGCGAAACCTGA
- a CDS encoding HAMP domain-containing sensor histidine kinase, with product MITKTRQKARPFAISRWSVQRKLVLAFWLVSVIPTMIAAELAATTLSQIFDSNVRIWLQESTKIVKDEIGDILHDNARMAKLFLRYTAPPSSKQAAKHDRLTADIADATDIDVVALIRVSDHKVVFSTAADDVVKQINLTSNAVLQTVEVAGVTTGLVVSTFETTQEGVDYLLLVATYLDSSFLTSVADVHSLDLRLYLANPQGFSEIFSTQRFENHPSRIPKNVETAMRATKQPSEQFTNNYSGLYWPIFNDAGDLQGVIFSGLLRHTSLVGLVNQSNLFVLIFLLSSALSLGAGVLVSRRLTKPLRDLSQGVDAVISGSYEHRVLVTGGDELAQLSSTFNHMTERLGELHHLEAQLRRRDRLHALGEVAMGLAHEIRNPLGIIKTATQLLHRRVDLPDTDKRHLEYVISEVSRINDLITEFLDFAKPNPPLRVLQAARPVVEEILGFCSPELATHNIDAHIDDQAPGATMYADAKQLKQACLNLILNAIDAMPEGGRLTLGIRSVDGNTVISIADTGQGIPADMIERIFTPFVTTKASGTGLGLAKVYSIMESHDGSIECASEKDAGATFSLYIPAHGEDDGDDEEVHDA from the coding sequence ATGATCACCAAGACCCGCCAAAAAGCCCGCCCCTTTGCCATTTCGCGTTGGAGCGTCCAGCGCAAGCTGGTGCTGGCGTTTTGGTTGGTCAGCGTTATCCCGACCATGATCGCGGCCGAACTGGCGGCGACCACCTTGTCGCAGATTTTCGACAGCAACGTGCGCATCTGGCTGCAGGAGTCGACCAAGATCGTCAAGGACGAAATCGGCGACATCCTGCATGACAACGCGCGCATGGCCAAACTGTTCCTGCGCTACACCGCGCCGCCGTCGAGCAAGCAAGCGGCCAAGCATGACCGCCTGACCGCCGACATCGCCGACGCCACCGATATCGATGTGGTGGCGCTGATCCGCGTGAGTGACCACAAAGTGGTGTTCAGCACCGCCGCCGACGATGTGGTCAAGCAGATCAACCTGACCAGCAACGCCGTGTTGCAGACCGTCGAAGTGGCCGGCGTGACCACCGGCCTGGTGGTCTCGACCTTTGAAACCACCCAGGAGGGCGTCGATTATCTGCTGTTGGTGGCCACGTACCTGGACAGCAGCTTCCTCACCAGCGTGGCCGATGTGCATTCCCTCGACCTGCGCCTGTACCTGGCCAACCCTCAAGGTTTTTCCGAGATTTTCTCGACCCAGCGTTTTGAAAACCACCCTTCGCGCATCCCGAAGAATGTCGAAACGGCCATGCGCGCCACCAAGCAGCCGAGTGAGCAGTTCACCAATAACTACAGCGGTTTGTACTGGCCGATCTTCAATGACGCCGGCGACCTGCAAGGCGTGATCTTCAGCGGCCTGTTGCGCCACACCAGCCTGGTGGGGCTGGTGAACCAGAGCAATCTGTTCGTGCTGATCTTCCTGCTGAGTTCGGCGTTGTCCCTGGGCGCCGGTGTGCTGGTGTCACGCCGCCTGACCAAACCGCTGCGCGATTTGTCCCAAGGCGTGGACGCAGTGATCTCGGGCAGTTACGAGCACCGTGTATTGGTCACCGGCGGCGATGAGTTGGCGCAACTGAGCAGCACCTTCAACCATATGACCGAGCGCCTGGGCGAGCTGCATCACCTTGAAGCGCAACTGCGCCGCCGCGACCGCCTGCATGCTTTGGGCGAAGTCGCCATGGGCCTGGCGCACGAGATTCGCAACCCGTTGGGCATCATCAAGACCGCCACCCAACTGCTGCACCGGCGTGTCGACCTGCCGGACACCGACAAGCGCCACCTGGAATACGTGATCAGCGAAGTCAGCCGCATCAACGACCTGATCACCGAGTTTCTGGATTTCGCCAAGCCCAACCCGCCGCTGCGTGTGTTGCAGGCGGCGCGCCCGGTGGTGGAAGAAATTCTCGGCTTTTGCAGCCCGGAGCTGGCCACCCATAACATCGATGCGCACATCGATGACCAGGCGCCCGGCGCGACAATGTATGCCGATGCCAAGCAACTCAAGCAGGCGTGCCTGAACCTGATCCTCAACGCCATCGACGCGATGCCCGAAGGCGGGCGCCTGACCTTGGGCATTCGCAGCGTGGACGGCAACACGGTGATCAGCATTGCCGACACCGGCCAAGGCATTCCGGCCGATATGATCGAGCGCATCTTCACACCATTCGTCACCACCAAGGCCTCCGGTACGGGCTTGGGGCTGGCTAAAGTCTATTCGATCATGGAAAGTCACGACGGCAGCATTGAATGTGCCAGTGAGAAAGATGCCGGCGCCACCTTCAGCCTGTACATTCCGGCCCATGGCGAAGACGACGGCGACGATGAGGAAGTTCATGACGCATAA
- a CDS encoding aspartate aminotransferase family protein, which yields MSDIRIATAEDQILLDKEAKYCSYGDTVHYIEPPRIFSRCEGSYVWDTEDQAYLDLQMWYSAVNFGYANPRLNNALKQQIDTLPQIASQYLHKGKIELSEMIAVDAKKKFGLDGRVHFNVGGSQSIEDSLKVVRNASNGKSLMFAFEGGYHGRTLGASSITSSFRYRRRYGHFGERANFIPFPYHFRGPKGMTKEEYGSQCVQQFARLFETEYNGVWDPKTNQCEYAAFYVEPIQGTGGYVIPPMNFYRELKQVLDQHGILMVSDEIQMGFYRTGKLWSIEHFDVQPDVIVFGKALTNGLNPLGGIWAREELINPKIFPPGSTHSTFASNPLGTAVGLEMFKMTSEVDYGAMVMAKGKYFLEGLQDLQKRFPIIGDVDGLGLALRCEICGPDGFTPDKATLDYMVEEGMKGDMIVDGQKLGLILDVGGYYKNVITLAPSLEISYPEIDLGLKLLEQLLVRATTR from the coding sequence ATGTCTGATATTCGTATCGCTACTGCCGAAGACCAGATTCTTCTGGATAAAGAAGCCAAATACTGCTCCTACGGCGACACCGTTCACTACATCGAGCCACCGCGTATTTTCAGCCGTTGCGAAGGCTCCTACGTGTGGGACACCGAAGACCAGGCCTACCTCGACCTGCAAATGTGGTACTCGGCCGTTAACTTCGGCTACGCCAACCCGCGCCTGAACAACGCGCTGAAACAGCAGATCGACACCCTGCCGCAAATCGCCAGCCAGTACTTGCACAAAGGCAAGATCGAGCTTTCGGAAATGATCGCAGTCGACGCCAAGAAAAAATTCGGCCTCGACGGTCGCGTGCACTTCAACGTCGGCGGTTCGCAGTCGATCGAAGACTCGTTGAAAGTGGTGCGTAACGCCTCCAACGGCAAGAGCCTGATGTTCGCCTTCGAAGGCGGCTACCACGGCCGTACCCTCGGCGCTTCGTCGATCACTTCGAGCTTCCGCTACCGTCGCCGCTACGGCCACTTTGGCGAACGCGCCAACTTCATCCCGTTCCCGTACCACTTCCGCGGTCCTAAAGGCATGACCAAAGAAGAGTACGGCAGCCAGTGCGTGCAGCAATTCGCGCGTCTGTTCGAGACCGAATACAACGGCGTCTGGGACCCGAAAACCAACCAGTGCGAATACGCAGCGTTCTACGTCGAGCCGATCCAGGGCACCGGTGGCTACGTGATCCCGCCGATGAACTTCTACCGCGAATTGAAGCAAGTGCTGGATCAGCACGGCATCCTGATGGTGTCCGACGAAATCCAGATGGGCTTCTACCGTACCGGCAAACTGTGGTCGATCGAACACTTCGACGTGCAGCCGGACGTGATCGTCTTCGGTAAGGCGCTGACCAACGGCCTCAACCCGCTGGGCGGCATCTGGGCCCGTGAAGAGCTGATCAACCCGAAGATCTTCCCGCCAGGTTCGACCCACTCCACCTTCGCCTCCAACCCACTGGGTACGGCGGTAGGCCTGGAAATGTTCAAGATGACCAGCGAAGTCGACTACGGCGCGATGGTCATGGCCAAGGGCAAATACTTCCTGGAAGGCCTGCAAGACCTGCAGAAACGTTTCCCGATCATCGGCGACGTCGACGGCCTGGGCCTGGCCCTGCGCTGCGAAATCTGCGGCCCGGATGGCTTCACGCCGGATAAGGCGACCCTGGACTACATGGTCGAAGAAGGCATGAAGGGCGACATGATCGTGGATGGCCAGAAACTCGGCCTGATCCTCGACGTGGGCGGCTACTACAAAAACGTGATCACCCTGGCACCGTCCCTGGAAATCAGCTACCCGGAAATCGACCTGGGCCTGAAACTCCTCGAGCAACTGCTGGTGCGGGCGACCACGCGGTGA
- a CDS encoding MipA/OmpV family protein — MFKVTSAVFAGLLGLWSFSSTVWAEGISGEVGAGVSYQPHDPTGSRYETRPIPYFDLDWGNVSLGTDDGLTWSALNTHGFTAGPYINYLPGRTADRSLRGLRDVPDMAEVGGFIQYAPAEFWRVYAQVGQAVGGPRDQSGVLGKVGGELGYPLGGGIIGSTGLMAHFADARQTQAFFGVDDKESAASGIRAYNASAGFQNLTLTQSFEFPLASHWSLLTSASWTHLVGSAANSSIVKETGNVNQGQVQTAISYKFD; from the coding sequence ATGTTCAAGGTTACTTCTGCTGTATTCGCCGGCTTGCTGGGGCTGTGGAGTTTTTCCAGCACGGTATGGGCCGAAGGCATCAGCGGCGAAGTTGGCGCGGGCGTCAGCTACCAGCCCCACGACCCGACAGGCAGCCGCTACGAAACCCGGCCGATTCCCTACTTCGATCTGGACTGGGGCAATGTGAGCCTGGGCACCGACGATGGCCTGACCTGGAGCGCACTCAATACCCACGGTTTCACCGCCGGCCCGTATATCAATTACTTGCCGGGGCGCACGGCAGATCGTTCGCTGCGTGGCTTGCGTGATGTGCCGGACATGGCCGAAGTCGGGGGTTTCATCCAGTACGCGCCGGCCGAGTTCTGGCGCGTGTACGCCCAGGTCGGCCAGGCCGTCGGCGGTCCGCGTGATCAGAGTGGCGTGTTGGGCAAGGTCGGTGGCGAGCTGGGCTACCCGCTGGGCGGCGGCATTATCGGCAGCACCGGCCTGATGGCGCATTTCGCCGATGCGCGCCAGACCCAGGCGTTTTTTGGCGTTGATGATAAGGAGTCAGCGGCGTCCGGCATCCGCGCTTATAACGCCAGCGCGGGCTTTCAGAACCTGACGCTGACCCAGAGTTTCGAGTTCCCGCTGGCGAGCCATTGGTCACTGTTGACCAGCGCCAGTTGGACACACCTGGTGGGCTCGGCGGCCAACAGCAGCATCGTCAAGGAAACCGGTAACGTGAACCAGGGCCAGGTGCAGACGGCGATCAGCTACAAGTTTGACTGA
- a CDS encoding sigma-54 dependent transcriptional regulator, whose amino-acid sequence MTHNVLVVDDEPKLCDLLSSALSQNGIQVFTAGNGLHALKVLEQEDIDLVISDWRMPGMDGPALLAEIKVRFPELPVIVMTAYSTVKNAVQSMRNGAYDYIAKPFDIDELDITVAKALQFRDIMRDNARLRAELDHHAQFDSLVGDSPAFRQVLHAVDSVRDSNATILLTGESGTGKEMVARAIHKHGSRADKPFVAVNCAAIPEGLLESEMFGHRKGAFTGAVADRVGRFMQADQGTLFLDEVGDMPLALQAKILRALQERVIEPVGDPRERKVDVRVIAATNKNLLDAVANKEFREDLYYRLNVFPIPLPALRERAEDIVPLARHFAQTLSATAGKRITGFSPEALQAMAAYHWPGNIRELQNCVERATIVAASPVIEDIDLPAYLFASKPAEDGVTALLGDTPGVPADLDAALAEVEKTYIMAALNESNGVQAAAAAKIGISERSFWYRLKKLGIQVEKIIR is encoded by the coding sequence ATGACGCATAACGTATTGGTAGTCGACGACGAGCCCAAGCTCTGCGACTTGCTGTCATCGGCCTTGAGCCAGAACGGCATTCAGGTATTTACCGCTGGCAATGGTCTGCACGCACTCAAGGTGCTGGAGCAGGAAGACATCGACCTGGTGATCAGCGACTGGCGCATGCCGGGCATGGACGGGCCGGCGCTGCTGGCCGAGATAAAAGTGCGCTTCCCCGAGTTGCCGGTGATCGTGATGACCGCCTACAGCACGGTAAAAAACGCCGTGCAGTCGATGCGCAATGGCGCCTATGACTATATTGCCAAGCCGTTCGATATCGACGAGCTGGACATCACTGTGGCCAAGGCCCTGCAGTTTCGCGACATCATGCGCGACAACGCACGCCTGCGCGCCGAGCTGGATCACCATGCGCAGTTCGACAGCCTGGTGGGCGACAGCCCGGCGTTTCGCCAGGTGCTGCACGCGGTCGATTCGGTACGCGACAGCAACGCCACTATCCTGCTGACCGGCGAGAGCGGTACCGGTAAGGAAATGGTTGCGCGAGCGATTCACAAACATGGCAGCCGCGCCGACAAGCCGTTTGTGGCGGTCAACTGCGCGGCCATCCCCGAAGGCCTGCTGGAAAGCGAGATGTTCGGCCACCGCAAAGGCGCGTTTACCGGCGCCGTGGCCGACCGGGTCGGGCGCTTTATGCAGGCCGACCAGGGCACCTTGTTTCTGGATGAAGTGGGCGACATGCCGTTGGCGTTGCAGGCCAAGATATTGCGGGCCCTGCAGGAGCGCGTGATCGAGCCGGTGGGCGACCCCCGCGAGCGCAAGGTGGACGTGCGCGTAATCGCCGCCACCAACAAGAACCTGCTGGATGCGGTGGCCAATAAAGAGTTTCGCGAAGACCTGTATTACCGCCTCAATGTATTCCCGATCCCATTGCCGGCACTGCGCGAGCGCGCCGAAGACATCGTGCCATTGGCCCGGCACTTCGCCCAGACCCTGAGCGCTACCGCCGGCAAACGCATCACCGGCTTCAGCCCCGAGGCGTTGCAGGCGATGGCGGCCTACCACTGGCCGGGTAATATCCGTGAGCTGCAAAACTGTGTGGAGCGGGCGACCATCGTGGCGGCTTCGCCGGTGATCGAGGACATTGACCTGCCGGCTTACCTGTTTGCGTCCAAACCTGCAGAAGACGGCGTGACGGCGCTGCTCGGTGACACACCGGGCGTGCCTGCGGACCTGGATGCGGCGCTGGCTGAGGTCGAGAAAACCTACATCATGGCGGCGTTGAACGAGAGCAACGGCGTGCAGGCTGCGGCGGCGGCGAAGATCGGGATTTCCGAGAGAAGCTTTTGGTATCGGCTGAAGAAACTGGGGATTCAGGTCGAGAAGATCATCCGCTGA
- a CDS encoding DsbA family oxidoreductase, producing the protein MSTPLKIDFVSDVSCPWCIIGLRGLTEALDQLGSEVQAEIHFQPFELNPKMPAEGQNIVEHITEKYGSTAEQSQANRERIRDMGAALGFAFRTDGQSRIYNTFDAHRLLHWAGLEGLQYNLKEALFKAYFSDGKDPSDHATLAIIAESVGLDIQRAAEILASDEYAAEVREQEELWITRGVTSVPTIVFNDQYAVSGGQPAEAFVGAIRQIIQEAKA; encoded by the coding sequence ATGAGTACTCCCCTGAAAATCGATTTCGTCAGCGACGTGTCTTGCCCCTGGTGCATCATCGGCCTGCGCGGCCTGACCGAAGCCCTCGACCAACTGGGCAGCGAGGTGCAGGCCGAGATTCATTTCCAGCCGTTTGAGCTGAACCCGAAGATGCCGGCCGAAGGGCAGAACATCGTCGAGCACATCACTGAAAAGTACGGCTCCACTGCCGAGCAATCCCAGGCCAACCGTGAGCGTATCCGCGACATGGGCGCAGCGCTGGGCTTTGCTTTTCGCACGGACGGGCAGAGCCGCATCTACAACACTTTTGATGCACACCGGCTGCTGCATTGGGCGGGGCTTGAAGGGTTGCAGTACAACCTCAAGGAAGCGCTGTTCAAGGCGTATTTCAGTGATGGGAAAGACCCGTCCGACCACGCGACATTGGCGATCATCGCCGAGAGTGTCGGGCTGGATATCCAGCGTGCGGCTGAAATTCTGGCGTCTGACGAATACGCTGCTGAAGTCCGCGAGCAGGAAGAGTTGTGGATTACACGGGGTGTGACGTCAGTACCCACCATCGTGTTCAACGACCAGTACGCGGTCAGCGGTGGGCAACCGGCGGAAGCCTTTGTGGGGGCGATTCGCCAGATCATCCAGGAAGCCAAGGCCTGA
- a CDS encoding alpha/beta fold hydrolase → MRVLFLLAALLFGLPSFAASRCDVNVPTQTVDLEKVSIAYQSIGRASDPALLLVMGLGGQLIHWPDEVVVALCEQGFRVIRYDNRDVGLSTWRQAPASANLTFEVLRYKLGVPVAAPYTLTDMANDALGLMDALQVQQFHVLGASMGGMIAQHLAAMAPQRVESLTLVMTSSGAEGLPAPNAALVQLLSRRSAPNREVALEQQADLLAALGSPNVKDDRQALLHQAALSYDRAFNPDGVKRQIMAILAEPSRVPLLNQLRVPTLVVHGTADPLLPVMHGVHLAAHIQGSQLKLIPGMAHRFQEAFKAPLLTAVLPYLKAHREDAAHWAQIDLGEPSKVL, encoded by the coding sequence ATGCGCGTGTTGTTCTTACTGGCCGCTCTATTGTTCGGCCTGCCGTCCTTTGCGGCTTCTCGATGTGATGTCAATGTCCCGACCCAAACGGTCGACCTGGAAAAGGTGAGCATCGCCTACCAGAGCATCGGCCGTGCGTCCGACCCTGCGTTGCTGCTGGTCATGGGCCTGGGCGGGCAGTTGATCCACTGGCCGGATGAAGTGGTGGTGGCCTTGTGTGAACAGGGTTTTCGGGTGATCCGCTACGACAACCGTGACGTTGGCTTGTCCACGTGGCGCCAGGCGCCGGCCAGCGCCAACCTGACGTTCGAAGTGCTGCGCTACAAGCTTGGCGTGCCGGTGGCAGCGCCGTACACATTGACCGACATGGCCAACGATGCACTGGGCTTGATGGACGCGCTGCAGGTCCAGCAATTCCACGTGCTGGGCGCAAGCATGGGCGGCATGATCGCCCAGCACCTGGCGGCCATGGCGCCGCAGCGGGTCGAAAGCCTGACGCTGGTAATGACCAGCTCCGGCGCCGAAGGCCTGCCGGCGCCCAACGCGGCGTTGGTGCAGTTGCTGTCGCGGCGCAGTGCGCCGAACCGTGAAGTGGCGCTGGAGCAACAAGCCGATTTGCTCGCAGCCCTGGGCAGCCCCAACGTCAAAGATGATCGCCAGGCGCTGCTGCACCAGGCGGCGCTGTCCTACGACCGTGCCTTCAACCCGGACGGCGTGAAGCGCCAGATCATGGCGATTCTGGCCGAGCCGAGCCGCGTGCCCTTGCTCAACCAATTACGCGTGCCGACCCTGGTGGTACACGGCACCGCCGACCCGCTGTTGCCGGTGATGCACGGCGTACACCTGGCCGCGCATATCCAGGGCAGCCAGCTGAAGCTCATACCGGGCATGGCCCACCGTTTCCAGGAAGCCTTCAAGGCGCCGCTGCTGACGGCGGTGTTGCCGTATCTCAAAGCCCATCGCGAAGATGCCGCGCATTGGGCGCAGATTGACCTGGGCGAGCCTTCGAAGGTGCTGTGA
- a CDS encoding carboxylesterase: MNAIGIDLGEGDAGFVLGEGPVGILLIHGLTGTPTELRQVAKGLAKAGNCTVYVPTLAGHCGDNSDLQATGWLDWYEGVRKTFAQVKQRHAQVFVGGLSMGAVMSMYVAAEHPGQVAGLLMYSTTLKYDGWSIHKLAFLTPLLMKIPFGVHICRFEEKPPYGIKNERLRAIVERQMKEGESSEAGLLTMEGITVRELHRMNAVVKKRMPEVKVPALVLHSIEDDITSRWNADYVERHLGGPVTKILLDNCYHMITVDLQYRRVIELSAEFVEQHAAPAVQAPVDYRQRASA, encoded by the coding sequence GTGAACGCCATCGGGATCGACCTCGGTGAAGGTGATGCCGGCTTCGTTCTCGGTGAAGGTCCGGTCGGGATCCTGTTGATCCACGGCCTGACCGGCACCCCGACGGAATTGCGCCAGGTCGCCAAAGGCCTGGCCAAGGCCGGTAACTGCACGGTGTACGTGCCCACGCTGGCGGGGCACTGCGGCGATAACAGCGACCTGCAGGCCACCGGCTGGCTGGACTGGTACGAAGGCGTGCGCAAGACGTTTGCGCAGGTCAAGCAGCGCCACGCGCAAGTGTTTGTCGGTGGCTTGTCCATGGGCGCGGTGATGTCGATGTACGTTGCCGCCGAGCACCCAGGGCAAGTGGCCGGGCTGTTGATGTATTCGACCACCTTGAAGTACGACGGCTGGAGCATTCACAAGCTGGCGTTTTTGACGCCGTTGCTGATGAAGATCCCGTTCGGCGTGCACATCTGCCGCTTCGAAGAGAAGCCGCCTTACGGCATCAAGAACGAGCGCCTGCGGGCCATCGTCGAGCGTCAGATGAAGGAAGGCGAAAGCAGCGAGGCCGGTTTGCTGACCATGGAGGGCATCACGGTGCGCGAATTGCACCGTATGAACGCCGTGGTCAAAAAACGCATGCCCGAGGTCAAGGTGCCGGCGCTGGTGTTGCACTCCATCGAGGACGACATCACCAGCCGCTGGAACGCCGATTACGTCGAGCGTCACTTGGGCGGCCCGGTGACCAAGATTCTGCTGGATAACTGCTACCACATGATCACCGTCGACCTGCAATACCGCCGGGTGATCGAGTTGAGCGCAGAATTTGTCGAGCAACACGCCGCTCCGGCTGTGCAGGCGCCCGTGGATTATCGACAGCGGGCATCAGCCTAA